A region from the Pseudomonas sp. P8_229 genome encodes:
- a CDS encoding inorganic triphosphatase, with product MQKETEIKLRVSRETLAALREHPLLKKRNKNGWERRELMNQYFDTPERDLAQAKVALRLRKDGDEVIQTLKTRGQSVAGLSERNEYDWKLPKAKLDVKKLDGECWPESLAELDKKTLKPIFTTDFVRERAEIAWGRGKAKVVIEAALDLGHVVVGKQKEEICELELELREGEPAALLELAAELAETLALMPCDISKAERGYRLYDANSYSLSLPAPQLTPETQLDDAFAALCWHLLGSSQRLAEQYRFNGHWRLLLDWVENLAEMRALLSSLGQAAPRPATHDLRVALDALLEDWRPLVQVGIEDEDVRKAAPEQFLEELEDPRWGLFSLTASRWLLARTWTAERNTRGNRQGAAQLHSWLPRMLGEEATSLQLQRYQQQPEDLAEQLPRIERIQAWLHHARNVLEIPEMDRLYGELNKLAQLANEPTITDELLDARKQQAIAVYQNRAWKMLLRM from the coding sequence ATGCAGAAAGAAACCGAAATCAAACTCCGCGTCAGCCGCGAAACCCTCGCCGCCCTGCGCGAGCACCCGTTACTGAAAAAACGCAACAAAAATGGCTGGGAACGCCGTGAGCTGATGAACCAGTATTTCGACACCCCCGAGCGCGACCTGGCCCAGGCCAAAGTCGCCCTGCGCCTGCGCAAGGACGGTGACGAAGTGATTCAGACCCTCAAGACCCGCGGCCAGAGCGTGGCCGGTCTGTCCGAGCGTAACGAGTACGACTGGAAGTTGCCCAAAGCCAAGCTCGACGTAAAGAAACTCGACGGCGAATGCTGGCCCGAGTCGCTGGCCGAGCTGGACAAGAAAACCCTGAAGCCAATCTTCACCACCGATTTCGTCCGCGAGCGCGCGGAAATCGCCTGGGGCCGCGGCAAGGCCAAAGTGGTCATTGAAGCCGCACTGGACCTCGGTCACGTGGTGGTCGGCAAGCAGAAAGAAGAAATCTGCGAGCTGGAACTGGAACTGCGCGAAGGCGAGCCGGCCGCGCTACTGGAACTGGCCGCCGAACTGGCGGAAACCCTGGCCCTGATGCCATGCGACATCAGCAAGGCCGAACGCGGCTACCGTCTGTATGACGCCAACAGCTACTCGCTGAGCCTGCCGGCGCCGCAACTGACGCCGGAAACCCAACTCGACGACGCCTTCGCCGCGCTCTGCTGGCACCTGCTCGGCAGCAGCCAGCGTCTGGCTGAACAGTACCGTTTCAACGGCCACTGGCGCCTGCTGCTGGACTGGGTCGAAAACCTCGCGGAAATGCGCGCCCTGCTCAGCAGCCTCGGCCAGGCCGCACCGCGTCCGGCGACGCACGACTTGCGCGTGGCACTCGATGCCTTGCTCGAAGACTGGCGCCCGCTGGTTCAGGTCGGCATCGAAGACGAAGACGTGCGCAAGGCGGCGCCAGAGCAATTCCTCGAAGAGCTGGAAGACCCGCGCTGGGGCCTGTTCTCGCTGACCGCGTCGCGCTGGCTGCTGGCCCGCACCTGGACCGCCGAGCGCAACACTCGCGGTAACCGCCAAGGCGCCGCGCAACTGCACAGCTGGCTGCCGCGCATGCTGGGCGAAGAAGCCACCTCCCTGCAATTGCAGCGCTATCAGCAACAGCCGGAAGATCTGGCCGAGCAACTGCCGCGTATCGAGCGCATCCAGGCCTGGCTGCACCACGCGCGTAACGTGCTGGAGATCCCGGAAATGGATCGCCTGTACGGCGAGCTGAACAAACTGGCGCAACTGGCCAACGAACCGACGATCACTGACGAACTGCTCGATGCACGCAAGCAGCAAGCGATCGCGGTTTACCAGAATCGCGCGTGGAAAATGCTTCTGCGCATGTGA
- a CDS encoding Lrp/AsnC family transcriptional regulator: MHCELDAYDRKILALLQEDASLSSAQIAEQVGLSQSPCWRRIQRMKEEGIIRGQVTLLDRKKIGLNTQIFAEIKLNAHGRSNFTEFTEAIRGFPEVLECYVLMGAVDFLLRIVAADIEAYERFFFEKLSLVPGIQEVNSIVALSEIKSTTSLPV; encoded by the coding sequence ATGCACTGTGAGCTGGACGCCTACGACCGCAAGATACTCGCCCTGCTGCAAGAGGACGCTTCATTGTCCAGCGCACAGATCGCCGAGCAGGTGGGTTTGTCGCAGTCGCCTTGCTGGCGGCGGATTCAGCGGATGAAGGAGGAGGGGATCATTCGCGGCCAGGTGACTTTGCTCGATCGCAAGAAGATCGGCCTGAACACGCAGATCTTCGCCGAGATCAAACTCAACGCCCACGGGCGTTCGAACTTCACCGAATTCACCGAGGCGATTCGTGGCTTTCCGGAAGTGCTGGAATGTTATGTGCTGATGGGCGCGGTGGATTTTCTGTTGCGCATTGTCGCGGCGGACATCGAGGCGTATGAGCGGTTCTTCTTCGAGAAGCTGTCGCTGGTGCCGGGGATTCAGGAAGTGAACTCGATTGTGGCGTTGTCGGAGATCAAATCCACAACCAGCCTCCCGGTTTAG
- a CDS encoding GspE/PulE family protein, translating into MSVQLATQDRWLDLNDVLRELVAQGFISQDSAEQALNARRRHATRGQQHPLEFIASQQLDDLSRPGKHLDLESLTLWLAQQAGQPYLRIDPLKINVAAITPLMSYAFAQRHKILAVAVDCDAVVVASAQPYVTGWEADLTHVLKLPIKRVVANPVDIQRFSVEFFRLAKSVSGANNADPQNGNLGNFEQLLNLGASDQEPDANDAHIVNIVDWLFQYAFQQRASDIHIEPRREQGTVRFRIDGVLHNVYQFPPQVTMAIVSRLKSLGRMNVAEKRKPQDGRVKTKTPDGGEVELRLSTLPTAFGEKMVMRIFDPEVLLKDFDQLGFSADDLRRWQDMTRQPNGIILVTGPTGSGKTTTLYTTLKKLATPEINLCTIEDPIEMVEPAFNQMQVQHNIDLSFAAGVRALMRQDPDIIMIGEIRDLETAEMAIQAALTGHLVLSTLHTNDAPSAISRLLELGVPHYLIKATVLGVMAQRLVRTLCPHCKAPLTLEEEDWQTLTRPWQAPLPGNAQRAIGCLECRDTGYRGRAGVYEIMQLSDSLKAFITPDTDLTAIRRQAFKEGMRSLRLSGAQKVAAGLTTLEEVLRVTPQSEQR; encoded by the coding sequence ATGTCCGTTCAACTCGCCACTCAGGACCGCTGGCTGGATCTCAACGATGTATTGCGTGAACTGGTCGCCCAAGGCTTTATCAGCCAGGACTCGGCGGAGCAGGCGCTCAATGCCCGTCGCCGCCACGCGACCCGCGGCCAGCAGCATCCACTGGAATTCATCGCCAGCCAGCAACTGGACGACCTCAGCCGTCCGGGCAAACACCTGGACCTGGAAAGCCTGACCCTGTGGCTGGCCCAGCAGGCCGGCCAACCGTATCTGCGCATCGACCCGTTGAAGATCAACGTCGCCGCGATCACCCCGCTGATGTCCTATGCGTTTGCCCAGCGGCACAAGATTCTCGCGGTGGCGGTCGACTGCGACGCCGTGGTCGTCGCCAGCGCCCAGCCCTACGTCACCGGCTGGGAAGCCGACCTGACCCACGTGCTGAAGCTGCCGATCAAACGGGTGGTTGCCAACCCGGTGGACATCCAGCGCTTCAGCGTCGAGTTCTTCCGCCTCGCCAAATCGGTCAGCGGCGCCAACAACGCCGACCCGCAGAACGGCAACCTCGGCAACTTCGAACAACTGCTCAACCTCGGCGCCAGTGATCAGGAGCCGGACGCCAACGATGCGCACATCGTCAACATCGTCGACTGGCTGTTCCAGTACGCCTTTCAGCAGCGCGCCAGCGATATCCACATCGAACCGCGCCGCGAACAGGGCACGGTGCGTTTTCGCATCGACGGCGTGCTGCACAACGTCTATCAATTCCCGCCGCAGGTGACCATGGCGATCGTCAGCCGCCTGAAAAGCCTCGGGCGGATGAACGTCGCCGAAAAGCGCAAACCCCAGGACGGCCGGGTCAAGACCAAGACCCCGGACGGCGGCGAAGTCGAGCTGCGGCTCTCAACGCTGCCCACCGCATTCGGCGAAAAAATGGTCATGCGCATTTTTGACCCGGAAGTGCTGCTCAAGGACTTCGATCAGTTGGGCTTTTCCGCCGACGACCTGCGCCGCTGGCAGGACATGACCCGCCAGCCCAACGGCATCATTCTGGTCACCGGGCCGACCGGTTCGGGCAAGACCACCACGCTCTACACCACGCTGAAGAAGCTGGCGACGCCGGAGATCAACCTCTGCACCATCGAAGACCCGATCGAGATGGTCGAACCGGCGTTCAACCAGATGCAGGTGCAGCACAACATTGACCTGAGCTTCGCCGCCGGGGTGCGCGCATTGATGCGACAGGACCCGGACATCATCATGATCGGCGAGATCCGCGACCTGGAAACCGCCGAAATGGCGATCCAGGCCGCGCTCACCGGACACCTGGTGCTGTCGACCCTGCACACCAATGATGCGCCGAGCGCCATCAGCCGTCTGCTCGAACTCGGTGTGCCGCATTATCTGATCAAGGCCACGGTGCTCGGGGTCATGGCCCAGCGTCTGGTGCGCACCTTGTGCCCGCACTGCAAGGCGCCGCTGACGCTGGAAGAGGAAGACTGGCAGACCCTGACCCGACCGTGGCAAGCGCCACTGCCGGGCAACGCGCAGCGGGCGATCGGTTGCCTGGAGTGCCGCGACACCGGTTATCGCGGGCGTGCCGGGGTCTACGAAATCATGCAACTGAGCGACAGCCTCAAAGCTTTCATCACCCCCGACACCGACCTCACCGCCATTCGCCGGCAAGCCTTCAAGGAAGGCATGCGCAGCCTGCGCCTGTCGGGGGCGCAGAAGGTCGCGGCAGGGCTGACAACCCTTGAAGAAGTGCTGCGAGTGACACCGCAGAGCGAGCAGCGCTAG
- a CDS encoding DUF2388 domain-containing protein: MRLKLAVATLALLSLPVGSAMADSFWRNVISSGATTGSTYLTFKDHKLIVAAQDDAGSFVASDGGIRGPYLEAAMQKVRADNPGLQATDMELANAILAKNAVETE; the protein is encoded by the coding sequence ATGCGTCTCAAACTTGCTGTCGCCACCCTTGCCTTGCTGTCCCTTCCCGTTGGTTCAGCGATGGCCGACAGCTTTTGGCGTAACGTCATTTCGTCCGGCGCCACCACCGGTTCGACCTACCTGACCTTCAAGGATCACAAGCTGATCGTTGCCGCGCAGGACGATGCCGGCAGCTTCGTCGCCAGCGATGGCGGCATCCGTGGGCCGTACCTGGAAGCGGCAATGCAGAAAGTCCGCGCCGACAACCCGGGCCTGCAGGCCACGGACATGGAACTGGCGAATGCGATTCTGGCGAAAAACGCGGTGGAAACCGAGTAA
- the gcvP gene encoding aminomethyl-transferring glycine dehydrogenase, which translates to MSQLPSLSQLRDPEAFLRRHLGPDAAEQQAMLDSLGLGSRVELIEQTVPPGIRLNRALDLPPALDEQAALAKLRGYAEQNQVWTSLIGMGYHGTLTPTVILRNVLENPGWYTAYTPYQPEIAQGRLEALLNFQQLTIDLTGLELANASLLDEATAAAEAMALAKRVAKSRSNLFFVDENCHPQTISVVQTRAEGFGFELIIDAVDNLKQHQVFGALLQYPDTHGEIRDLRPVIDQLHAQQALACVAADLLSLLLLTPPGELGADVVFGSSQRFGVPMGYGGPHAAFFASREEYKRAIPGRIIGVSKDARGNVALRMALQTREQHIRREKANSNICTAQVLLANIASFYAVYHGPEGLKRIAQRVHRLTCILAAGLERHGLSRVNGQFFDTLTLDVGGAQSAIIDSAKAAQINLRILGRGRVGLSLDETSDESTVARLFDVLLGADHGLNVEQLDAEALVSGIPDSLQRKTPYLRHPVFNAHHSETEMLRYLKQLENKDLALNQSMIPLGSCTMKLNATSEMIPVTWPQFANLHPFAPREQALGYTLMIEELERWLCAITGFDAICMQPNSGAQGEYAGLLAIRKYHESRHQGARDICLIPSSAHGTNPASAQMAGMRVVIVECDEAGNVDLDDLKTKAAEAGDKLSCLMATYPSTHGVYEEGISEICEVIHKHGGQVYMDGANLNAQVGLARPADIGADVSHMNLHKTFCIPHGGGGPGMGPIGIRAHLAPFVANHPVVPIDGPLPQNGAVSAAPWGSASILPISWMYIAMMGPQLADASEVAILAANYLAQHLSGAFPVLYTGRNGRVAHECILDLRPLKAQTGISEEDVAKRLMDYGFHAPTMSFPVPGTLMVEPTESESKAELDRFIGAMLSIRAEITEVQNGNWPAEDNPLKRAPHTLADVTGVWERPYSIEQGITPDAHTKAHKYWPAVNRVDNVYGDRNLFCACVPVDDYR; encoded by the coding sequence ATGTCCCAGTTGCCATCCTTGAGCCAGTTACGCGACCCTGAAGCCTTCCTGCGCCGCCATTTGGGCCCCGACGCCGCCGAACAGCAGGCGATGCTCGACAGCCTCGGTCTCGGCAGCCGGGTCGAACTGATCGAGCAGACGGTGCCGCCGGGCATTCGTCTGAACCGGGCGCTGGATTTGCCACCGGCCCTCGACGAACAGGCAGCGCTGGCCAAGCTGCGTGGCTATGCCGAGCAGAACCAGGTGTGGACCAGCCTGATCGGCATGGGCTACCACGGCACGCTCACGCCGACCGTCATCCTGCGCAACGTGCTGGAAAATCCCGGCTGGTACACCGCTTACACCCCGTATCAACCGGAGATCGCTCAAGGCCGACTCGAAGCGCTGCTGAATTTCCAGCAACTGACCATCGACCTCACCGGGCTTGAACTGGCCAACGCCTCTTTGCTCGACGAAGCCACTGCTGCGGCGGAAGCCATGGCACTGGCCAAGCGTGTGGCGAAGTCCAGGAGCAATCTGTTTTTCGTCGACGAGAACTGTCATCCGCAGACCATCTCCGTGGTGCAGACCCGCGCCGAAGGTTTCGGCTTTGAACTGATCATCGACGCTGTGGATAACCTGAAACAGCACCAGGTGTTTGGCGCACTGCTGCAGTATCCCGACACCCACGGCGAGATCCGCGATCTGCGCCCGGTCATCGATCAACTGCATGCGCAGCAGGCGCTGGCCTGTGTGGCGGCGGATCTGCTGAGCCTGTTGCTGCTGACACCACCGGGTGAGCTGGGCGCCGATGTGGTGTTCGGCTCGTCCCAGCGCTTTGGTGTGCCGATGGGCTACGGCGGCCCGCATGCGGCGTTTTTCGCCAGCCGCGAAGAATACAAACGGGCGATTCCCGGGCGGATCATTGGTGTCTCGAAGGACGCCCGGGGCAACGTCGCGTTGCGCATGGCCTTGCAAACCCGTGAGCAACACATTCGCCGGGAGAAGGCCAATTCGAACATCTGCACCGCGCAGGTGCTGCTGGCCAACATCGCCAGTTTCTACGCGGTCTATCACGGGCCCGAAGGCTTGAAACGGATCGCCCAGCGGGTGCATCGGCTGACCTGCATTCTGGCGGCGGGGCTGGAGCGCCATGGTCTTTCTCGGGTCAACGGGCAGTTTTTCGACACCCTGACCCTCGACGTGGGTGGCGCGCAAAGCGCGATCATCGACAGCGCCAAGGCAGCGCAGATCAACCTGCGGATTCTCGGGCGCGGTCGTGTGGGGCTGAGCCTTGATGAGACCAGCGACGAAAGCACGGTGGCCAGGCTGTTCGATGTGCTGCTGGGTGCCGATCATGGCTTGAACGTCGAGCAACTCGATGCAGAAGCACTGGTTTCAGGCATCCCCGACAGCCTCCAGCGCAAGACGCCTTACCTGCGCCATCCGGTGTTCAACGCTCACCACAGCGAAACCGAGATGCTGCGCTACCTCAAACAACTGGAGAACAAGGATCTGGCGCTCAACCAGTCGATGATCCCGCTGGGCTCCTGCACCATGAAACTCAACGCCACCAGCGAGATGATCCCGGTCACCTGGCCGCAGTTCGCCAACCTGCATCCGTTCGCGCCTCGGGAGCAGGCGCTCGGGTACACCTTGATGATCGAAGAGCTGGAGCGCTGGTTGTGCGCGATCACCGGGTTCGATGCGATCTGCATGCAGCCCAACTCCGGGGCGCAGGGCGAGTACGCCGGGCTGCTGGCGATTCGCAAATATCACGAGAGCCGGCATCAGGGCGCACGGGACATCTGCCTGATTCCGTCTTCGGCCCACGGCACCAACCCGGCTTCGGCACAGATGGCCGGGATGCGCGTGGTGATTGTCGAGTGCGACGAGGCCGGCAACGTCGATCTGGATGACCTGAAAACCAAGGCTGCCGAGGCAGGGGACAAGTTGTCGTGCCTGATGGCGACCTATCCTTCGACCCACGGCGTGTACGAGGAAGGCATCAGCGAGATCTGCGAAGTGATCCACAAGCATGGCGGGCAGGTGTACATGGACGGCGCCAACCTCAATGCGCAGGTCGGGCTGGCGCGCCCGGCGGACATCGGCGCCGACGTGTCGCACATGAACCTGCACAAGACTTTCTGCATCCCGCATGGAGGCGGCGGGCCGGGCATGGGGCCGATCGGCATTCGTGCGCATCTGGCACCGTTCGTCGCCAATCACCCGGTGGTACCGATTGACGGCCCGTTGCCGCAGAACGGCGCGGTCAGCGCGGCGCCGTGGGGCAGTGCGAGCATTTTGCCGATCAGCTGGATGTACATCGCGATGATGGGGCCGCAGTTGGCGGATGCCAGCGAAGTGGCGATTCTCGCGGCGAATTATCTGGCGCAACACTTATCCGGCGCTTTCCCGGTGTTGTACACCGGGCGCAACGGGCGGGTGGCCCATGAGTGCATTCTCGATTTGCGGCCGTTGAAGGCGCAGACCGGGATCAGTGAAGAGGACGTCGCCAAGCGTCTGATGGACTACGGCTTCCACGCGCCGACCATGTCATTCCCGGTGCCGGGGACGTTGATGGTCGAGCCGACCGAGAGCGAGTCCAAGGCCGAACTGGACCGCTTTATCGGCGCCATGTTGAGCATTCGTGCGGAAATCACCGAGGTGCAGAACGGCAACTGGCCGGCGGAAGACAATCCGCTCAAGCGTGCTCCGCATACCCTGGCGGATGTTACCGGGGTCTGGGAACGGCCCTACAGCATCGAACAGGGCATCACCCCGGATGCGCACACCAAGGCGCATAAATACTGGCCGGCGGTGAACCGGGTGGATAACGTCTATGGGGATCGCAATCTGTTTTGTGCCTGTGTTCCTGTGGACGATTACCGCTGA
- a CDS encoding DegT/DnrJ/EryC1/StrS aminotransferase family protein — protein MSQLPFLPFSKPVIDEATIAAVGDVLRSGWITSGPKVQAFEAQLSEYFGGRPVRTFNSGTCTMEIALRIAGIGPGDEVITTPISWVATANVILEVGATPVFADIDPVTRNIDLDQLEAAITPRTKAVIPVYLAGLPVDMDRLYAIARKHNLRIVEDAAQALGSSWNGQRIGVSGDFVSFSFQANKNVTCSEGGCLVLNTPEEARLAEKYRLQGVTRNGFDGLDVDVLGGKFNMTDVAATIGLGQFAHIEALTAHRQALARHYFKCFGDDFEATYGAQLPPADFTNSNWHLFQLVLPERKDGLPARATFMEQMQAKGIGIGYHYPPIHLLSLYRERGFKEGMLPVAERVGRLIVSLPMFTTMTKDDVERSVAAVKAVLRDA, from the coding sequence ATGAGCCAACTGCCGTTCCTGCCGTTTTCCAAACCTGTCATTGATGAAGCCACGATTGCCGCCGTCGGCGATGTGCTGCGCTCCGGCTGGATCACCAGCGGGCCGAAGGTCCAGGCCTTCGAAGCACAGCTGTCGGAATATTTTGGCGGGCGCCCGGTGCGCACGTTCAACTCCGGCACCTGCACCATGGAAATCGCCCTGCGCATCGCCGGCATCGGGCCGGGTGATGAAGTGATCACCACGCCGATCTCCTGGGTCGCCACCGCCAACGTGATCCTCGAAGTCGGCGCCACCCCGGTGTTCGCCGATATCGACCCGGTGACCCGCAACATCGACCTGGACCAGCTGGAAGCGGCAATCACCCCGCGCACCAAAGCGGTGATCCCGGTGTACCTCGCCGGCCTGCCGGTGGACATGGATCGGCTGTACGCCATCGCCCGCAAACACAATCTGCGCATCGTCGAAGACGCCGCCCAGGCCCTGGGTTCGAGCTGGAACGGCCAGCGCATCGGTGTCAGCGGCGATTTCGTGTCGTTCAGCTTCCAGGCGAACAAGAACGTGACCTGCTCCGAGGGCGGCTGCCTGGTGCTGAACACCCCGGAAGAAGCACGGCTGGCGGAGAAATACCGCCTGCAAGGCGTGACCCGCAACGGCTTCGACGGCCTCGACGTCGATGTGCTCGGCGGCAAGTTCAACATGACCGACGTTGCCGCCACCATCGGTCTGGGACAGTTTGCCCACATCGAAGCGCTGACCGCCCATCGCCAGGCACTGGCCCGTCACTACTTCAAATGTTTTGGCGATGACTTTGAAGCGACCTATGGCGCCCAACTGCCGCCCGCGGATTTCACCAACAGCAACTGGCACCTGTTCCAGCTGGTGCTGCCGGAGCGCAAGGACGGCTTGCCAGCGCGGGCCACGTTTATGGAGCAGATGCAGGCCAAAGGCATCGGCATCGGCTATCACTATCCGCCGATCCACTTGCTCAGCCTGTACCGCGAGCGCGGTTTCAAGGAAGGCATGCTGCCGGTGGCCGAGCGCGTTGGACGCCTGATCGTGTCGTTGCCGATGTTCACTACCATGACCAAGGACGATGTCGAGCGTTCGGTCGCGGCAGTGAAAGCGGTGTTGCGCGACGCCTGA
- the gcvH gene encoding glycine cleavage system protein GcvH, which produces MSNIPAELRFAESHEWARLEADGTVTVGISDHAQEALGDVVFVELTEVGKVFEAGDAAGVVESVKAASDIYSPISGEVIAINEVLADAPEELNNDPYESWIFKLKPSDKAELDKLLDAAAYKAAIGE; this is translated from the coding sequence ATGAGCAATATCCCCGCTGAACTGCGTTTTGCCGAAAGTCATGAGTGGGCGCGTCTGGAAGCTGACGGCACCGTTACCGTGGGCATCAGCGATCACGCGCAGGAAGCGCTGGGCGATGTGGTGTTCGTCGAGCTGACTGAGGTGGGCAAGGTGTTCGAGGCCGGTGACGCGGCCGGTGTGGTCGAGTCCGTGAAAGCGGCTTCCGACATCTACTCGCCGATCAGCGGCGAAGTGATTGCAATCAACGAAGTGCTGGCTGACGCGCCGGAAGAGCTGAACAACGATCCTTACGAGTCCTGGATCTTCAAGCTCAAGCCAAGCGACAAGGCCGAGCTGGATAAGTTGCTCGACGCCGCCGCCTACAAGGCTGCCATCGGCGAGTAA
- the gcvT gene encoding glycine cleavage system aminomethyltransferase GcvT, translating to MGQRTPLYDLHLALGAKMVDFGGWDMPLHYGSQVEEHHEVRRDCGVFDVSHMTVIDITGAQAKAWLQHLLANDVERLHRPGRALYSTMLNERGGIVDDMIVYRLEDRYRLVFNASTRDQDLAWMQAQLAGFDVQLHERSELAMLAIQGPQARHKIAELVTQSRATLIQHLKPFEAEVDGDWFIARTGYTGEDGLEIALPADQAPGFFNDLVGAGISPIGLGARDTLRVEAGMNLYGQDIHQDVSPLASNMAWSIAWEPASRQFIGRAALEAEKATGVAHKLVGLVLEERGVLRAHQVVRIADVGEGEITSGSFSPTLSKSIALARVPMATADRAEVEIRGKWYPVRVVKPTFVRHGKTLI from the coding sequence ATGGGACAGCGTACGCCTCTGTATGACCTGCATCTCGCCCTCGGCGCGAAGATGGTCGATTTTGGCGGTTGGGACATGCCACTGCATTACGGCTCGCAGGTCGAGGAGCACCACGAGGTGCGCCGCGATTGCGGGGTCTTCGATGTTTCCCACATGACCGTGATCGATATCACCGGTGCCCAGGCCAAAGCCTGGCTTCAGCATTTGCTGGCCAATGACGTCGAGCGCTTGCACCGCCCCGGCCGCGCGCTTTACAGCACGATGCTCAACGAGCGCGGCGGCATCGTCGACGACATGATCGTCTATCGCCTCGAAGACCGTTATCGGCTGGTGTTCAACGCCTCCACCCGCGATCAGGATCTGGCGTGGATGCAGGCGCAACTGGCCGGGTTCGACGTGCAATTGCACGAGCGCTCCGAGCTGGCGATGCTCGCCATCCAAGGCCCGCAGGCCCGGCACAAGATTGCCGAGCTGGTGACCCAGTCCCGCGCGACACTGATCCAGCACCTCAAACCGTTCGAAGCTGAAGTCGATGGCGACTGGTTCATTGCGCGCACCGGTTACACCGGTGAGGACGGTCTGGAAATCGCCTTGCCGGCCGATCAGGCCCCAGGGTTTTTCAACGATCTGGTGGGTGCGGGCATTTCGCCGATCGGCCTCGGCGCCCGCGACACGTTGCGGGTGGAAGCCGGGATGAACCTCTACGGCCAGGACATTCATCAAGATGTCTCGCCGCTGGCTTCCAATATGGCCTGGAGCATTGCCTGGGAGCCGGCCTCGCGGCAGTTCATCGGTCGTGCAGCGCTGGAAGCGGAAAAAGCCACCGGTGTTGCGCACAAACTGGTGGGCCTGGTGCTTGAGGAACGCGGTGTTTTACGCGCCCATCAAGTGGTTCGTATCGCCGATGTTGGCGAAGGAGAGATCACCAGTGGTAGTTTCTCTCCTACGCTAAGCAAATCGATTGCCCTGGCGCGTGTACCGATGGCCACAGCCGACCGCGCCGAAGTGGAAATCCGTGGCAAGTGGTACCCGGTACGCGTGGTCAAACCGACCTTCGTCCGCCATGGCAAAACTTTGATCTAA